One genomic region from Lacerta agilis isolate rLacAgi1 chromosome 13, rLacAgi1.pri, whole genome shotgun sequence encodes:
- the DAPK2 gene encoding death-associated protein kinase 2 isoform X2, translated as MRSPGMSVFKQQKVEDIYEIGEELGSGQFAIVKKCREKVTGMEYAAKFIKKRQSRASRRGVRREEIEREVNILQQILHANIIKLHDVYENKTDVVLILELVSGGELFDFLAQKESLSEEEATQFIKQILDGVSYLHDKKIAHFDLKPENIMLLEKNIPIPHIKLIDFGLAHEIEDGVEFKNIFGTPEFVAPEIVNYEPLGLAADMWSIGVITYILLSGASPFLGDTKQETLANITAVNYEFDEEFFSHTSDLAKDFIRKLLVKDTRKRLTIQEALTHPWITPKDKCQALVRRESVINLENFKKQYARRRWKLTYSIVALCNHLSRTLVRKVRLMQDESLRNCESDHEEDLPNRPAPHHLLRRRSSIS; from the exons CGGCCAGTTTGCTATAGTGAAGAAATGCCGAGAGAAGGTCACGGGGATGGAATACGCCGCCAAATTTATCAAGAAACGACAGAGCCGTGCCAGCCGCCGTGGCGTCCGACGAGAGGAGATCGAAAGGGAGGTCAACATCCTGCAGCAGATCCTTCACGCCAATATAATCAAGCTGCATGACGTGTATGAGAACAAGACTGATGTGGTCCTGATCCTCGAGCT CGTGTCTGGAGGAGAACTTTTTGATTTCCTGGCCCAGAAGGAGTCGCTGAGTGAAGAGGAAGCCACACAGTTCATTAAGCAGATCCTAGATGGTGTCAGCTACTTGCACGACAAGAAAATAGCCCATTTTGATTTAAAG CCTGAGAATATTATGCTGCTGGAAAAGAATATCCCCATCCCGCACATAAAACTGATTGATTTTGGTCTGGCTCATGAAATAGAAGATGGCGTtgagtttaaaaatatttttgggacGCCAGAATTTGTGG CACCAGAAATAGTGAACtacgagcctcttgggctggctgCAGATATGTG gagTATAGGAGTTATCACCTACATTCT GCTTAGCGGGGCTTCGCCATTCCTCGGAGATACCAAACAGGAGACGCTGGCCAACATCACAGCTGTGAACTATGAATTTGACGAAGAGTTCTTCAGCCACACCAGTGACCTCGCCAAAGATTTCATTCGGAAGCTTCTGGTAAAAGATACCCG GAAACGACTCACCATCCAAGAAGCTCTCACTCACCCCTGGATCACG CCAAAAGACAAATGCCAGGCCTTGGTGAGGCGGGAGTCGGTCATTAACTTGGAAAACTTCAAAAAGCAATATGCCCGGAGGCGGTGGAAG CTTACTTACAGTATTGTTGCACTGTGCAACCATTTATCTCGCACCTTGGTGAGAAAAGTTCGCCTAATGCAAGATGAAAGCTTG CGCAATTGTGAAAGTGACCACGAGGAAGATCTTCCCAACCGGCCGGCACCTCACCATCTCTTGAGGAGGAGAAGCAGTATATCTTAA
- the DAPK2 gene encoding death-associated protein kinase 2 isoform X1, with translation MRSPGMSVFKQQKVEDIYEIGEELGSGQFAIVKKCREKVTGMEYAAKFIKKRQSRASRRGVRREEIEREVNILQQILHANIIKLHDVYENKTDVVLILELVSGGELFDFLAQKESLSEEEATQFIKQILDGVSYLHDKKIAHFDLKPENIMLLEKNIPIPHIKLIDFGLAHEIEDGVEFKNIFGTPEFVAPEIVNYEPLGLAADMWSIGVITYILLSGASPFLGDTKQETLANITAVNYEFDEEFFSHTSDLAKDFIRKLLVKDTRKRLTIQEALTHPWITTHQPKEETKVPESKRAENQQLKTKRLKEYTIKCHSSMPPNNTYINFERFAHVVEDISRMEQNFSALAVSHDALQEDIDALVSIYNEKEAWYKEEHENVRHELSQLKYEYRKIESLKKHLQEDIRLVGSSLTGVASKYMDRQSHYESLSKELSEELKWIQEFTGSSQLEDGGDAYITGNFGSVFNKDINDSLRELLNRSCCEEFLAALNPGVAKSSQ, from the exons CGGCCAGTTTGCTATAGTGAAGAAATGCCGAGAGAAGGTCACGGGGATGGAATACGCCGCCAAATTTATCAAGAAACGACAGAGCCGTGCCAGCCGCCGTGGCGTCCGACGAGAGGAGATCGAAAGGGAGGTCAACATCCTGCAGCAGATCCTTCACGCCAATATAATCAAGCTGCATGACGTGTATGAGAACAAGACTGATGTGGTCCTGATCCTCGAGCT CGTGTCTGGAGGAGAACTTTTTGATTTCCTGGCCCAGAAGGAGTCGCTGAGTGAAGAGGAAGCCACACAGTTCATTAAGCAGATCCTAGATGGTGTCAGCTACTTGCACGACAAGAAAATAGCCCATTTTGATTTAAAG CCTGAGAATATTATGCTGCTGGAAAAGAATATCCCCATCCCGCACATAAAACTGATTGATTTTGGTCTGGCTCATGAAATAGAAGATGGCGTtgagtttaaaaatatttttgggacGCCAGAATTTGTGG CACCAGAAATAGTGAACtacgagcctcttgggctggctgCAGATATGTG gagTATAGGAGTTATCACCTACATTCT GCTTAGCGGGGCTTCGCCATTCCTCGGAGATACCAAACAGGAGACGCTGGCCAACATCACAGCTGTGAACTATGAATTTGACGAAGAGTTCTTCAGCCACACCAGTGACCTCGCCAAAGATTTCATTCGGAAGCTTCTGGTAAAAGATACCCG GAAACGACTCACCATCCAAGAAGCTCTCACTCACCCCTGGATCACG ACTCACCAGCCCAAGGAAGAAACGAAGGTCCCAGAAAGCAAAAGGGCTGAGAACCAGCAACTGAAGACCAAGCGCCTGAAGGAGTACACCATCAAATGCCACTCCAGCATGCCACCCAACAACACGTACATCAACTTTGAGCGCTTTGCCCATGTGGTGGAAGACATCTCCAGGATGGAGCAGAACTTCAGTGCTCTGGCTGTGTCCCATGATGCTTTGCAAGAGGACATTGACGCCCTCGTTTCCATCTACAACGAGAAAGAAGCTTGGTACAAAGAAGAACATGAAAACGTGAGACATGAACTTTCCCAGCTGAAGTACGAGTATCGCAAGATTGAATCTCTGAAGAAGCACCTGCAGGAGGACATCAGGCTTGTGGGCAGCAGCCTCACTGGGGTTGCTAGCAAGTACATGGACCGGCAGTCACATTACGAGTCCTTGAGTAAGGAATTGTCCGAAGAACTCAAGTGGATTCAAGAATTTACAGGCAGCTCTCAGCTGGAAGATGGAGGTGATGCCTATATCACTGGAAATTTTGGCTCCGTCTTTAACAAAGATATAAATGACTCTCTTAGGGAGCTGCTAAATAGATCCTGCTGTGAAGAATTCCTAGCTGCCTTGAACCCAGGCGTTGCAAAATCAAGTCAGTAA